From the genome of Aquila chrysaetos chrysaetos chromosome 8, bAquChr1.4, whole genome shotgun sequence:
TAGTAAGGTGCAAGAGTATCTTGTGATTTATATTCCTGTAGATTAATAGCACAGGTGATCTGTCCCATGCGGCATTTTAGTTAAATCTACCAGCCTGTAAAATCTAACACCAGCTTCAATATTCAGTGCTTATTCTTTCAAATCCCTCTGTTCAACGCACACATTTCTCGAGGACACATTTTACAGGAGAGGCCACAGCAAGCATGCATGTtcaggaccaaaaaaaaaaaaaaaaaatttcacgAGTGCTGGTTTATTTTCTGACGATCACGCTGAGGACCCAGACAACAGATTCCGAAAGGCACGCAACGAAAGTCTACTTTTTACTGTATGGATTGAAAGAACTGCCAATACTAAAAGAATCAGCAGAAAACAtagtgaaaagtaaaaaaaaaaagaaaacaaacaaaaaggctgTTGTTTCTCCTGGGAGGAGGGAGTTCTTTCTTACAAACTCTAAAAACTGTTTAGAACCCACTGATACGTTGTCACAGTAagagagcagaagcagaaatgcaggACAGAAAGGCCATTAACTAGAAGAAAAACCGCACAAATCGTTCCCTTCACATTCTTGATATGTCAATGTAGCATAGCTTCTtcattctgtgaaaacatataTCCATACTATTGGATTTAGCAAACAAATGAGATACCTTAACAAGCCCTGCTTCAGACCCATCTCGATCAAAGGTCTGACGGGCTTTTGCAATAGCCAGGATGACACCTTGCATGGCTGGACTCAGCATCACCTACCACGAAAGcagggaaacaaacagaaacaagaacaagGAAAACGGTAACAgacaggggaagaagagaaggcatgGTGAAGAGTGAGAAAAACTGTCAAAAGATAAGGTGTAAAGGAGATCATATGAATATAAGTGGAATAAGCCAGAGCTGTGGTTTACTTGTATACTACTTACTCCATCTATCACGTGCATTTTACATGCAGGGGTCTTTTTTAAGCAGTTCAAGGTCTACAGGCTGGTCACTCCAAGCCTTGAATTTGTAAATTCAACACGTGAGAACGTGAAGCATGCCAGCCATATCACCTCTGCATCCCATTCAATCTTCTTAAGCAATATAAATAAGAGAGCAGTGCCTATGGCGAAGCAGTTCATTGTGCCAACTTCATACAAACATATATTAAACATATTGAAGGGGTAACGGTCTCAGTATTTGTGTGAAATCCAATTGCACTTGTGAGACAGACTGAGCTTCCAAAACGCTGCTTGAGTATGTACAAGTGCGGTTAAATAGTCAGATTCAAAGAATTGGTAGCTAGGCTACGGTAAGTTATGCTATTAGCAGTTAATGTCTTTGAGAGGGGGGACTAAACTGTAACTGAAGACAGTAAAGAGGCTTGTAAAGAAATTAATACAGCTGGGATCAATTTTGATATAGTTCTGCCAGAAAGAAGACTAAAAGGAACACCGTGCAGATCTAGCAACTGAGTGCTTTTACAGAGCTGTGTTTCTGATGgcatttagaaatgaaattactaAACGATTTGGTCTGGCCACCTTCATTTCCACAGTGGGAAAATGCACTCTGTAAACAGCACTGTTTCCAGGACAGACTACTATCATACCCAATCTTAGGAAAAGCTCAAAGCCAACTAACTACAAAGTTACAGGTTAATGACCAGCAGTAATTAATCCCCTGCACTGGGATCTGTACCTCCTCATTATATCCGTCTGCATCAGATCTAACAGGAATCTTCCCCACACTGGGGATTTCCACTTCAGAGACCTGTGAGCTACTTTGGGCAGCAGACTCTGTTTCCTTAGCGTCCTGTGGTTGTTCTGCCTGAACTGTAAGGGCTGTCTCTCCCGGCTGGGCCTTCATTGGCTCTACCTCCTTGGGCTGTggccaagaagaaaaagaaaaagagtgagaaaaaccaaagcaaaatacaggaaagcaaagggGACCGAGTTAAACGTGGCACAGCTACAGAATtacacagaaatggaaaaggcaaaGGTCCATCAAGAAGAATAATACAAAGACAAGAACAGGTTGCTTCCTGGGCCAGGGCTTGGCTCCTACCTCGCAGAGAGCTGCCTCAACGCCATTCTTTTCATAGGCATCAGCGGTGTTTGCAATGGCCTTGGCAGTCTGCTCCTTGGCAATCATGGCGTGTTCAGAGGACAGAGAGCGCACGCTCTGCTCACAGACTGAAGACTGATCTGTCAGGACAGAGGTGTGGTATTAGTTAGCACGAACTGCAAGacttcttctgctttcttgttctaaaatgttttgtagCTTGTCTACGCAGGATTAAACAGCTGCGGCGTTCATCCCAGAGATCAAGGCATCTCACCGTGAGCTCGTGCATACCCTTTTTCAGTGGGTAAGGCACACACCATCAGGTATTGCCAAGTAACCCCTTCCCACTCCAGAGAAGAGCACTTGAACAGTTTCTACTCGGTATTTAtgacaaaaaacaacaaacaaacaaacaaacaaaagcctggaagtgaaatgagatcagcccattatgattaaataaatggaaaacagcatttctggtgACAAGCCTGGAAGGATGCACATGCAAAAATAGTAGACTAGCCTTTCGTACTGCCAGGACAGAGCCTCCACCAGCTGCCTTTGTTACTTCATCAACAGTTTCTCCTAAATATCTAGAAATTTATGCAAGGCTCCAACATAGTGGTATTTTTTGACCAGCTGGCTGTTATCGGTTTCAACACGGTTTGCAAATTCAGACGTGGTGCTACCTGGTCCTGATTCAGAAGAGAGGTCCTGCGATTCAGAAGCAGGTGAAGGCTCCATCTGAGGAATCTTGCAGGACTGctcctcctcccactcctctgcctcctgctcgAGTCGCCAGTTGTCCTCCTGGATGTAGTGTCTCAGCTCTGGGGGCAAGGCCTCGACTTCCTTCTGAAACTGTCCAGCCTCAGAGCAGTCATCCTCGTCTGGAAGAAACGCAGGACTGGCATTTAACAAAATGCATCGTAGCAGGACACCACCATCAAAGACTAAACAAATATACGACATTATGAAAAGCCACAATCCATTTGGCTGAGGGATAAATGGGAGAAAATCCCAACTGTCTACTAGCTTTGTAATTTAAGATGATTCATAAGcaaaagtgcaaaaataaagacaagTCTACAGAGTTATCTGAAACAAAATCCAGTGTTGTTCTACCACTGGATGGCATTTATCGCAGAGCAGTTCCAGAAACGGCGCCTGCTGATGCAGTAGGTCAGAAAAGCATCCTTATTCAAGGGCTACCATTGTACAGAGAACGGTATTTAAACTGCTAATAGATGGAAAATTCACAATTCAGCTGGAGACATACCTGTAACGCTACATAGCCTATAAAGGTAGAGAACCACATGGATTCCATAGCAGGAGTGTCATGCTGGTATTTCTCAGCACTTTTTAGATCTACTTCAGTATTCAGGTATAAAATAGCACAAACCCCGAGTTGTATCAGCTTTAGACAAGTCCTAAAATTTATCAAAAGCAAATGGCAATTCCCTACACCAGGTATTTCTTATGCACCCATTGTAAAAGCAAAgcacctttaaaaaacaacaaaaatttgcattaaataggaggaaaaaaaaaaatcatgggttcacttcagaaacagaactgtCATAGGAAGACAAAGAACAACCTCCAGATCCTCATCAGCCATATTTAGCAGCGAACAGAATGACAGTTCTCCATTGTTTCTATTTATTACATCAAAATGAACCACGCGTGAAATTATTAGGTTCTTCTACAGCTGTTTGCCATGTATAGTGCCACGTGCACAACAATTTCTCCACATAACTATTTATATATTGGCACTGCAAACATACTTGCAAGTCTAAGCCACTGTTACCAATAACTTGTGCACTAGGAAAGGCcgcataaaaaaaaaaacctgaactgtTTAGGTTCAGTATAACAATATCACTAAAAAACAAGGCAACAAGTCAGAAAGCATGATAAAAGTAGGAGAAATAAAGTAGGAGGCGTTTCACATGCTCTTATAAAAGAACCACTGTCACATAAACTGTATAAAGagttaaagtgaaaaaaaccagcactggGTGCATGTTGAAAATGGCACACGGGGAGCTTGAACATTTATACACATTAATAATACATAAAGTACTGTACCTAATCTCACCAGTATGGTTCTTTCTTCCGTTTTCAAGCCTATCAGGGATTTAGAAATGAATCGAGTATggaacaaattatttctcttctatCTGGGGTGAAGTTTTTTGCATTGTCAAATGACAACTGTGCCAAAGAGAAGCTGAGGAACGTAACGATCATGCAGGCTAGAGAGACCTGACAATACACAAATGTCTAATTAAGCAGCAGTTTTGGCTCCAGTACCTGCAATGAAGCGGGACACCTTATCACTTATGTACATCAGGCAGTAGGCACTGGCATTCTTCGAGCCTCCAAATGAATCTCTCTCCAATTCTTCCCACGATGATTCTGTCACCGAGATGTCGTTGTATTTGAGCCAGCTTTTTCGAGGCTGGTCGTATATGAAGGCCCAGTAGTGACCAGCATTTGCTTGCCCTTCGTGTACCAAGACTGCATGCAAACGATAGGGAACCTGCAAGGTCACACGGACACAGCGTTCAGACGTACttttagtaaattattttttctgaccTCTCTATGAAAATTGCAAGTAAGTTCATAGCTGCAGCCTGGCATGAGACTCTTGATTCATACGGTAAATTTCCTACCAAGCGAGAACTGacttttaagggaaaaaagcaacaagattCTCATAAAGAATCCTTCCTCTGCTTCATCACTGGGATTTTTTAAGTACAATAAAGTGGACGGTTTAAACTGACAGCTACTaataaaaagcagtatcagCAATATCAGTTTAATATTTACCCAACAGAAGGAGCTGCATTTCTTACCTGCTGGAGGAGAGGGTCGCAGTACATTTGTTCAATGGACAGGTCGATTCTGGCAATAGACTCCTTCAGATCTGCCAAGAACATCACGAATgagagaaatacataaaaattaatgactGCTTGTCAGGCTATTCCAGCCCCTTTCACTTCAAAAAAGTTTAAAGCCATGTAGTAACTATCCAATACACTTAACACCAGGGCTGAAACATGTGCAAGATCATTTGTAGTTCAGGATGTATCCAGCTGAAGGAACAGAGGGGAAATCAGGCTGGcattcaacagaaaaatcacaacGAATATATTTGGGGCCAACCTTGCACGTCTTGTTCAATCTCATTTCTCCATCGCTGCAGACACGTCCGAACAAGGTTCAGCTCTTCCTCGGACACCACGTGAGGAGCTGGACGTTCAGACGTTTCTGCTGGTGAACCAGAAGGCTGGAGCAGTGCACTCGGTTTTTGCTGCGGCGAAGAATTTGCCAGAAAGAAAGCTCCATCTTCAGTCCTAGCATCTTTCCTTTCCAGTATGCTGTGAAGCAAAATCCGTGAGTAGCGGACAGGTTTTTCaatctttctcttgttttttttttttctcgttttggaaaagaatatgaaataaacCAAACTGCTCCAGAGCCAGAGCAGGATTTCCCTTCCGGGACAGTACAAATGTAAAGAGAACAAGTACATCGAAACGTACTTACGCCTTAACAGACCAAATTAAAATGTAGGACAAATAAAAGCGAAAATTCTTACAGAACTCTGTAAGCACAGATCCACAGTGAGCGACTCTAAAAATTCCTTCTCTTACTACTAAGAAACTCATGTGTTTACTCAGCTTAATTTAAGAGAGTGTAAGCCAACCATGCTGGCCAGGTTTGTAATAATCCCATATTGCAGTAATTTACTGGTTGATGAAGCAAAAAGACTAGTAGCCTAAGCACATCATTTAACTCAGAACTGCTGCTTAGACAAGGAATATGGTgatgcttttggaaaatgaaaaagaacagattagATGCAGTGTTATATTTACACAAACAGAACTAAATTACGAGCAAAGTAGTGACTGACTGCTTGCACAGGCATTCATACATTACAGCATCACGCTCACAGGTGCCCAGATAAATAATCCACTTCTAGAATGCAAACCAGCAGCATTTAGCTGAAAGGCAAAGTGTTCttctatgaattatttttatttccatttaccAACCCATTTGGCTGTGAAAGCACGTCCAAAACATGAGGCTCGGCCTGGGACTGCAGGAGGGTAGTCTGAGAGCCctgagcagaagaaacagctaCAGCTGG
Proteins encoded in this window:
- the USP28 gene encoding ubiquitin carboxyl-terminal hydrolase 28 isoform X7 → MRWFTKLPPVLTFELSRFEFNQSLGQPEKIHTKLEFPQTVYMDRYLYGSKELIQMKREEMKRLKEKMVILQQKLESYMKYGSGPARFPLPDMLQYVLEFIATKPAVAVSSAQGSQTTLLQSQAEPHVLDVLSQPNGILERKDARTEDGAFFLANSSPQQKPSALLQPSGSPAETSERPAPHVVSEEELNLVRTCLQRWRNEIEQDVQDLKESIARIDLSIEQMYCDPLLQQVPYRLHAVLVHEGQANAGHYWAFIYDQPRKSWLKYNDISVTESSWEELERDSFGGSKNASAYCLMYISDKVSRFIADEDDCSEAGQFQKEVEALPPELRHYIQEDNWRLEQEAEEWEEEQSCKIPQMEPSPASESQDLSSESGPDQSSVCEQSVRSLSSEHAMIAKEQTAKAIANTADAYEKNGVEAALCEPKEVEPMKAQPGETALTVQAEQPQDAKETESAAQSSSQVSEVEIPSVGKIPVRSDADGYNEEVMLSPAMQGVILAIAKARQTFDRDGSEAGLVKAFHEEYSRLYLLAKETPTPQNDARLQHVLIYFLQNNAPQQVVERTLLEQFADKNLSYDERSISIMKVARAKLREIGPDDVDMEEYKRWHEDYSLFRKVSVYLLTGLELYQNRKYQESLTYLVYAYQSNTKLLMKGTNRGVNESLIALYRRKCLLKLNEVAASLFVSREEARVAEGINILNELIIPCMHLMNNFEISKEDLDAIEVMRNRWCSYLGREDMDAKLQMKLGELLPRLLDCSTEVIVLKEPPKIRPNSPYDLCSRFAAVMESIHGASTVTVK